Within Dehalococcoidia bacterium, the genomic segment GGCACATCGCTCTTTACAAGCTTCTTGTATACTTCATCAGGCGTAATGTCTACTCCGTCGCGATAGCTGCGTCCTCTGATGTTGAGAAATGCAGGTACAACCGTAATGTTCAATTCGCGCACCAGCTCGGAGGGAAGGTCAGCGGTGCTGTCTGTGACCACTCTGACAGTCATGACGGTTATTCTCCTACTTATCTTCGATAAAAGACACGGACAGAACGTTGGGCCCCATATAAGTACCGAGCACCGGGCTGACAACGGAACGGTAGATGTTCTCCTCGGGATAAATGGCGCCCAGACGCGCCACCAGAACGTCAGCTTCGTGAGGAGTTGTGGCGTGCTCTACTGCCAGTGCTTCTACGCGTGGCATAGCGGCAACGTGATTGTAAAGGTAATCTGCCGCCGCCGACATCGAACGCAGGCGGGTTAACGGGGTCACTTCCCCTTCTTTTAACGTCAGCACCGGCTTCACAGCCAGGAGTGAACCCAGTAAACCCTGGGCTTTCCCTATCCTGCCGCCTTTGGCCAGAAATTTGAGGGTATCGAATGCCATTATGGAATTGGTGCGGGGCAATTTCAGCTTAATGGCCTGACTTATTTCCTTGAGCGTAGCGCCCTTTTTTGAAGCCATTTTCGCGGCGGATATCGCTGTCAAGCCGAGGCTCATGGCCGTAAGCTGGGAATCGATTACCTCTATGCGACACTTTCCCTCCACTATGCTCACGGCGTTGACAGCGGATTTGTACGTGCCGCTAAGTTTGCTCGATAAAACAATGGCGAGAATCTCGTCGTTATCCTTCAACAGCTTCTGGTAAGCGTCTGCAAATGCTCCAGGCGCCGGCTGGGTGGTGGTAGGATAGATGTTCTCCTGGGTCAACCTGCGGTAAAACTCGTCAGTCGTAATATCGATGCGGTCACGGAAGGATTCATGCCCGAAAAACACCGTGAGAGGTACCACAGTGATTCCCAGTTCCTCGGCCAAGCTGGCGGTGATGTCAGACGTGCTGTCGGTGACAATCTTGACGGTCATGATACCCCCTTCCGGCTACTTATTCCACCGAGCCGATAAAGTTGTAGTGTGGTTGCCCGCCCTTGACCACCTCGACCTGCAAATTGGGATATTTGGACGCTATTTCTTCTTTAACCTGCTGGGCTTCGCTTTCCGTGGTATCGTCACCATAGTAGAGGGTTATCACCTCAGCCTTCTTCATTCCGGCTTTGGTCAGGGTGCTGCGCAGGACATCGGTAGGCTCATCGGCTACCGCCACAATCGTTCCGTCAAGCAATCCTACTGCCTGTTTCTTCTTGATGGCGAGCCCGTTGAGCTGAGTGGCGCGTACGGCACGGGTTATCTCAACGGTTTTAATCGTAGCCAGCGCTTCGGTCATAATACGGGTATTGGTATCAAAATCAGCTTCATAATCGAAGGCAAGAAGTGCAGCTATTCCCTGGGGGATTGTCTTTGAAGGCACCACGTGAATGTGCTTCTCAGTGAGCGCCTGGACTTTTTCGGCAGTCATCACTATATTCTTATTGTTAGGCAAAATTATTATCTTTTCCGAACGCAAGTTTTCGACCGCCTGGAGAATATCTTTCGTGCTCGGGTTCATAGTCTGCCCGCCAGGGACCACGGATGCCACGCCCAAACTGGTAAACACGTCCGCCAGTCCGCTGCCGGCAGCCACCGCCACTATTTCTATATCAGCCACCGGAGCGCGGGACTTTTGCATCTCAAGAAAGTCCTGGTGCTGCTCATCCATGTTGCGTATGCTGACGCTGTGCACCGTGCCCAGGGTGGTTGCGAAATGAATGATGCTTCCCGGATCGATAGTATGAACGTGGACCCTTACGGTAGTATCATCACCGACGACGATGAGCGACTGTCCACGCTTGACCAGTTTGCGCTTGAGTTTTTCAGGTTCAAGTTCCATGCCTTTTAGCAGGAATTCCGTGCAGTAGCCGAATGGAATTTCATCGGCCCCTACTTTTTCGGGCGCGGTAACCGTGATAGGAGTCATGGGAATGCTGCTGGCAACCATCTGAGGTTTGCGGAAACGCATCAACTCGGCCTCACCGCGGAGATAACGCAAAGCGCCATCGAGCAGCGTAAACAGGCCCTGGCCGCCCGCATCGACCACCCCCGCCTCCTTGAGAACCGGGAGGAGCGTCGGTGTGCTGGCGACAGATTCGGCGGCGGCAACGACAGCGGCTTCCATGACGGCCACCACATCCCCACCGTTTATCGCCGCCTGCTTCTGGCCGGCCTTGGATGCATCCTTCATGACCGTCAGAATGGTCCCTTCCACCGGATTGCTCAATCCCTTATAGGCGGTCTCCGAGGCTTGGGTCAGGGCTTTGGCCAGGTCTTTTCCGTTGAATGTTTCTTTATCGCCCAAACCCTGCGCCAGACCGCTCCATATCTGCGAGAGTATCACGCCGCTGTTGCCCCGGGCGCCCATGAGCGCCCCGTTGGCCATGGCCTGCGCCATCGCCGAAACACTGGGCTGATTTACTTTATAGGCTTCTTCCACCGTGGAACGCATTGTAAGCAACATATTCGTTCCTGTATCTCCGTCAGGGACAGGAAATACATTGAGAGCATCTATATCGGAAGCGTTTTTTTCCAGCCAGTTAGTTGCGGCGGCAAACATATCACGGAATTCAGGCCCGTTAATCGCATTGGACTGTTTCATGATTCGCTACGCCATCCTTTTTCAAGATGTCTTTAATTGATTGTACCGTGCTTGTCAAGCACAGAGGGTTTATGGTAGTATTCAATGTTCGAAACAAGGCATTTTACACCAAAGTCAAGGTGCCAGTCAAAGGAGAGGAACAATTTCATGAAGTGTGATATCTGCGGAAAATCAGAGCAGTTCGGCCATAACGTCAGCCATTCCAAGCGCCGCACCAACCACCGCTGGGTAGCCAATATACAGCAGGCCAAAATAGTGAAGGATGGAAAATCCGTCAGGCTCACCCTCTGCACGCGCTGCCTGCGCACCCAGCAGAAACTGTCGCAAACAGTATAAGGCGGCAGGTTTATAACCTAACCCAGTATCTCTCTGCAATGTGACAACTGAATTGACACCTGGCCGGGAGCCGTGCCTCCCGGCACATTTTTTGACGCGACCGAGCGCGCCGCGCTTATGCTCCGCACATCCTCTGCGAAGAGTGGACTGAAGCCTTTATACTCTTCGATGGTTAAACTCTCCAGCGGCTTGCCGCAGCCTATGGCGTAGCTCACTAGACGCCCGGTTACGCCGTGGGCTTCCCGGAAACTCAGCCCCTTTTTCACCAGGTAATCCGCCACATCGGTTGCCAGAATATAACCATTCCCCAGGGAGCGCTTCATATTGCCCGGCTTGAATTCGAGCGTGCTCACCATGCCGGCAAAGACTTCCAGCGAGGCAACCAGCGTATCCACCGTATCGAAGAGCGCTTCTTTGTCTTCCTGCAGGTCGCGGTTATAGGAAAGCGGCAGCCCCTTCATGGTGGTTAACATCCCCATCAGATGCCCGAAAACGCGCCCCGCCTTGCCCCGCCCAAGTTCGGCCACATCGGGATTTTTCTTCTGCGGCATAATCGAGCTGGCAGTAGCATAGGAGTCGTCCATTTCCACAAAACCAAACTCCGCCGAAGACCACAGGACCAGCTCCTCGGCCATGCGTGAAATATGCACCATGCACAGGCTGGCCGCGCCTATGTACTCGATAAGAAAGTCACGGTCTGAAACGGCGTCCAGGCTATTCTGACTTATGCGGCTGAAACCCAGCTCGCGCGCCACAAACTCCCTATCGAGGTTATAGGCGGCCCCGGCCAGCGCCCCGCTCCCCAGCGGCATGACATCGGCGCGCTTATACGCGTCAGAGAAGCGCTCGTAATCCCTCTCCAGCATCTCGAAATAGGCCAAAAGATGGTGCGACAGCAACACCGGCTGCGCCGGCTGCATGTGCGTGTAACCCGGCATCAGCACGCCTTGGTTTTTCTCGGCCTGTTCCACCAGCGAGCGTTGAAATTGTCTAACTTTAGACTGAGTCTCTTTTATAGCATCCCTGACATAAAGTCGCATGTCGAGTGCCACCTGGTCATTGCGCGAGCGGGCCGTGTGCAGCTTGCCGGCGACAGCACCTGCGAGTTCCAGTAACCGCGCTTCTACTGCCATATGGATATCTTCCAACTCAGGCTTGAAGACGAACACGCCGCTCTCTATCTCCGATTCCACCGCCTTGAGGCCGTCCGCCAGCGCCTTGCCCTCTCCAGCTGAAATAATGCCCTGTTTGGCCAGCATGCGGGCGTGAGCTATGCTGCCGCGTATGTCCTGTTTGTACATGCGCTTATCGAAGGGCAGCGACGTGGTATATTTGACCACCGCCTCGGCGGCATCTTTCTGGAAGCGCCCGCGTATATGGCTCATCTATTTGCCTTTGCCCTTAGTTTTATTCTTGGGCCCCATATCGAAAAGCGGCTGCAACTTCGCCTGCGTCTTTACCGGTAAGCCGAAGATGTGGATGAAGCCGGGGGCGGCGCTCTGGTCGAACTGGTCGCCTTTTTCATAGGTGGCCAGTCCATGGCTGTAGAGGGAATATGATGACTTGCGCCCGACTACAGTGCAAGCGCCCTTAAAGAGCTTCACGCGCACCGTGCCGGTCACAAATCGCTGCGTGCTGTCCACGTAGGCCGACATGTCCAGCCGGTTGGCGGTGAACCACAAACCATTATAGATAAGGTCGGCGAATTCGGCGGCTACCCTGGCCTTGAAGCGCGACTGGTCCTTGGCCAGCGTCAGGTCTTCGAGAGCTTGATGCGCCGCAAGGAGCAGGATGGCCGCTGGTGCCTCGTAGATCTCGCGGCTCTTGATGCCGACCAGCCGGTTTTCCACGTGGTCGATGCGGCCCACGCCGTGTTTGCCCGCCAGCTCGTTGAGCTTGGTGATAAGAGCTACGCCGTCCATCTTCTCGCCGTCACAGGCGACGGGGATGCCCTTGTCGAACTCTATCTCGCTGTAATCCGGCTTTGCTGGTGAAGTCGTCGGGGACTTGGTCCAGGCATACACCTCTTCGGGCGGCTCAGCCCAGGGGTCTTCCAATACGCCGCATTCCACACTGCGGCCCCACAGGTTCTCATCCACCGAATACGCGTGGCCTGATTTTACCGGCACAGAGATGCCGTTTTTCGAGGCATATTTTATGGTATCCTCGCGTGTCATGCCCCACTCGCGGGCGGGGGCGATTATCTTGATGTGAGGCGCCAGCGTATTGATGGCGACCTCGAAGCGCACCTGGTCGTTGCCCTTGCCGGTGCAGCCGTGGGCGATGGCGGCAGCGCCCTCTTTGAGTGCCACTTCGGTAAGCAATTTAGCGATGAGCGGGCGCGCCAGCGAGGTGGCCATAGGATATACGCTCTCGTACAGGCTGCCAGCTTTGAGAGTGGGAAAGATATAATCGTTAACAAAGTCTTTCTTGGCGTCGATGACCAGCGCCTTGATAGCGCCAACCTTGAGGGCTTTTTCGCGCACGGTGCCAAAATCCTTTTCGTTGCCCACATCTACAGTCACCGCTATAACGTCGAGGCCATATTTGTCTTTAATCCACTTTATGGCAACCGAGGTATCCAGTCCGCCGCTATAAGCCAGAACAACTTTATCCATAATGTCCTTCCTCTTCGTGATTAATTATACATGAATCTGCACTATTTCGGAGCAGGGATGAACTTTGTTGTTAAGAAATCCACCACCTGCGCGCGTACCGCCGGGTAATCCCAGCTATAAAAATGTCCGGGGGCGCCGATATAAAGCAGAATATCCCCCCTCCCGCCCTTATAAATTCCGAAAGCCGATTCCGCATTTGAACGTATGATAAGAATGATATCCCCGTTAGAAAAGGTATCCGGTTGCACTCCGTTATTCTCTATCAACAGGGAGCGCTCGAACTCTATGCTCGGATGCCAGACCGGAGGGCCGGTCTCAATAGCAAATACCCGTGGATTTTCACGCAACAAGCTCAGAGCATTGTCGGCAATGGTAGCGCCGTTACTTTCGCCGGTGAGGATGACGCGCAGGTCTGGCAGGTGGTCTGTCAAAAAAGTGACGCGCGCTGCCAGCTCTTCCGCTTTCGACAGTTGTAAACCGGCAAGCACTTCAAGTTCTCCGATGATTCCGTTGAAACCGTGGCGCGTGCGCTTGAAATCGACCAGGAGTGTTTTATATCCAAAACTATCCAGGGTTTTCTCGATACCGAACAGGATCGATTCCCATCCCGGTATTTCACTCACGGGGTCCCAGCCCCAGCCTCCGGGATTGAATATGACGACAAAGTCCTGGTCTGCAGCCGCCCGATAGGTTCCCACAAGCTGGCCCGCCATCTCATCGGCTTTGGCTTCACCATCATAAAGCGCCGCCGCCATATCCCTTGCGTCCTGAACAACCTGCGGCGGCGCCTGGCTGAAATCCGAGGCAGCCAGCACGTGCCCGTCCATTTCAGCGTCGCAGGCCAGCGCCGGCATCAATGAGGGCGGAGCCATAAATACAATCGTAAGCGCCGAAGCCAGCAATAGCACGAAGCCAGCCATCCATCGCCTCGCCTTGACTGTCTCGCTTTTCATGAAAGGTTCGCAGACGCCTGCTTCAAGGCTTTCCTCAAAAGAGTCAGGGCCTTTTCAATTTCTTTAGGCTGGACTATGAGCGGCGGTATCAGCCTTATAAGGTTGGGTTTAAGATTATTGACAAGCAGCCCCTGCTCCAGGCATAAGAGAGCCACTCCTTTAGCAATATCGGAGTCGAACTCCATCGCCAGCAAGAGTCCTCGCCCTCTGACTTCGGTAATGAATGTAAAGTCTTTTTTGAGGTTTGCCAAGCCTTTAAGAAGCCCTTCACCCATCGATTTGGCGTGGCCTGGGATATCGTTATCGATAATGTAATTGAGTACGGCGTACCCCGCTGAGCATGCCAGAGGGTTCCCGCCGAAAGTGGTGCCATGCTCGCCTCTGGCGAAGACCGAGGCCTTCTCGGTAGCCAGGAAAGCGCCGATGGGTATGCCGCCGGCCAGCCCCTTGGCCAGCGCCAGAACGTCCGGCTCAATCCCAAACTGTTCGTAGGCAAAAAGGCTGCCGCAGCGGCCCACGCCGCTTTGCACTTCATCCAGAATGAGCAGTATGCCTTTTTCATCGCACCATTTGCGTACCTGTTTTAGATACTCCGGGTCCGGGATATTGACGCCGCCTTCACCCTGAACGGGTTCCAGCAGTACGGCACAGGTCTTCGCGGTGGTGGCCGTTTTAATGGCTTCGATATCGTTATAATCCACATTAACGAAACCCGATGGCAGGGGTTCGTAGGGCTTCTGAAACTTCGGCTGGCCGGTGGCAGCGACCATAGCAAGGGTCCGCCCGTGAAACGAACCCATAGCTGTGATAACCTCATAAGCGCCGCCCAGTTTCACATGTCCCCAGCGTCTTGCCAGCTTGACCGCGCCCTCGACGGCCTCGGCGCCGCTGTTACAGAAAAAAACTTTTTTCATAGCGCTGTGATTCACCAGCAGTTCCGCCAGCTCGAGCTGAGGCATCGTATAGAACAGGTTGGAGGTATGTATGAGCCTTCGTACCTGCCTGTTTACCGCTTTGACAACCGCCGGATGGCAATGTCCCAGGCTGTTTACGGCAATGCCGGATACAAAATCGAGGTAGCGGCGACCCTTATCGTCCCAGACATGTACGCCTCTTCCCCTGACGAGCGTGACAGGCATGCGCTCGAATACGGGCATGTAATACTTTTGTTCCAGTTCTGGCCAATTCATAAAATCATCTCCTGGTAGCGGTGATTGTGCTGCCGTTCTGGCTTCCCCCGATGGCATCTATAATCGCATGTGGTTTGCGCCCATCTACAATGCGGCACGTGGTACCTGCTCTGGCAGCTTTGAGACAGGCATTGAGCTTGGGTATCATACCGCCGTAAGCCACGCCGGACGACAGCAACTCTTCGACTTGTGCGGTCGTGATATCGGTCAAGATGTTTCCGGAGGCGTCCTTGATACCATCGACATCCGTTAAAAAAACAAGTTTTTCCACTCTCATGGCGGCGGCAATTTCGCCAGCCACCGTGTCCCCGTTAATATTGAGCAGCAACGGGTCTTCCTGTTTTCGCCCCTCCTTGTTGAGAGAAACTGGGGCCACCACCGGAATAAATCCGGCATCAAGTAGCGCTTCCAGCACCTGTGGATTCACCTTGACCACGTCACCCAGGTAGCCCAGCTTGGGGTCGCGCACCCTCCCCTCGATGAGACTGCCGTCCACGCCGCTCACTCCCGCCGCTTTCGCTCCGGCGTCTATGAGTGCCGCCGTCGTTTCCTTGTTGGCCAGCCCAGCCAATACGGCCGTTACAACGGAAAGGGATTTAGCGTCAGTGATGCGCTCACCCTGATAAAACTCGGCTACCACGCCCTGGTCGGCCATCCATCTGGTCACCAGCTTGGCGCCCCCGTGCACCAGCACCACTCGGTAGCCGGTTTCCGAGAGGCGCAAGATATCCGCCACTGCCGAGTCCTTGCTGTCTATGATGGACCCGCCCAGCTTGATGACGGTCAGTTTTTTAGTCTGCTTGTCCAATATCGCTCCGTTAAGTCGTATACTCGCTATTGATAGCCACGTATTCCGCCGAGAGGTCGCAGCCCCACGCGGTAGCCGAATAAGATGTGCCCAAATTTAAATCGAGGTTTATCCGTACTTCATCGCGGCCGAGCGCCTCAATCAGTTTATCCTTGTCGAAAGGCAGCGGCACGCCCTCCCGCACCACCGGAACGTCACTTATGTCGAGCGCCATTTTGGCTTCCACCAGCTCAGCCCCGCTGCGCCCCGCCGCCACTACGATACGCCCCCAGTTGGGGTCAGCCCCATGTATGGCGCTTTTTACCAGGGGAGAGCTGGTAATGGTGCGCGCCGCTATCCTGGCGTCTGAGATGCTCGCCGCGCCGCTCACATTCACCTCTATAAGTTTGGTAGCGCCTTCGCCGTCGCGGGCGACCGATTTTGCCAGATGGATGCAAGCCGCATCTAGCGCCTGCTGAAAGCACTTTGCTCTCGCGGATCCTTCCTTGATTATCTCGCCGCCTGCCAGCCCATTGGATAGCATGATAACGCTGTCGTTAGGTGAGGTATCCCCGTCTACCGAAATCATGTTGAAGGACTTATCCACGGCCTCTTTCAAAGACTTCTCCAGAAATCCGAGTTCCACCGGAGCATCTGTGGCTAGAAAAGAGAGCATAGTGGCCATGTTGGGGTGGATCATGCCGGCGCCCTTGGCGATGCCGCCGATGACGAATCCACCGGTTTCAATAGCGATTTCCTTCGGGACTGTATCGGTAGTCATGATGGCTTTGGCCATATCATGCCCGCCGTCAGGAGACAGCTTGATCTTGCCAATAGCGCCGTTCAGCAACTCCAGCGGCAGCCTGCGCCCGATAACGCCTGTGCTAGCGACGAGAACGTCAGCCATGTCCACACCAATTTTGGCGGCAGCGGCGGCTTCCATGCTCTGAGCATCGCGCTGCCCGAACTCACCGGTGCTGGCATTGGCGCAGCCGCTATTGGCTACAATCGCACGCACAGATTTAGAGGGCAGAATTCTTTGACATAACAAAACAGAGGCGGCTTTAATTTTGTTGGTAGTAAAGGTGCCTGCGGCATTGCAGGGAACATCGCTATACAAAATGCCGACATCGAGGTTGTACCTGGCATGTTTGTTTATGCCCCCGTAGGTTGCTCCAGCGCTAAAGCCCCGGGGGGATGTAACAGTGCCATTCGGGATATATGTTAAGTCGGTTTTCATAAGTGCTAAAAATATATCACAGTGCCCGTGAAATGGACAATCCTGGAAGCTTACGCCGGTTTGAACGCACGAGGAAAAAAGGGGAAACGGGAAGGAAGAGGGGCGGTCTATACCAGCGCTTTGGCGGTTTGACGGCGGCGGCGCTTCCAGCCGAGCATAACCAGGAGTTCGCCTACCGCCGCGTCACTGGCCTCATCAGCCAGGGGCATACCGGGGTGAATGGTGTACTTATTTTTGCGCCCGACCTTGGTCTTGGTGATGTAACCGGCTTCTTCGAGGTCGATGATAATCTTGTGAGCGGTCCTTTCGGTGACACCTACCATGTCGCCGATATCACGCGCCGTGCTGCGCGGATGCTTGGCTATCGAAGCCAGCACCAGACCGTGTGTCGTGATAAAAGACCAGTCTGACATTGTTTTAGCCTTAGAAAGACGAATAATATTTCCAGTATTGTCTTTCAATGTTGCAGGATTAGTTTTGCACAAATCTGTGGCTGTGTCAAGAGCGAAAATAATGAAGCAGTAAATTATGCCTGTTTTTGATTGCTCAATTTGACATAATTACATGAGACTGCCATACAATTCAAACGACAAAAACGAGAGAGGACGCCGTCACGGCGTCCTCTCTTATTGCTAAAGATGCAGCGATACTATTCGAATTAGACTTCACTGATGGTAATGCCCTTGATAACCGGCGGTATTTGAGGTTTGCTCATTTCGCCGTTGCCATATGCGACCGGGACAGCCGCCATCTTTTGCACGATATCCAGGCCTTCAATCACTCTCCCAAATTGGGTATAGTTCGGCTGTCGGTCCAGAAATTTGGAGTCCGCGCCGGTGCAGATGAAAAACTGGCTGCCGTTGGTGTTGGAGCCCGAATTAGCCATAGCCACCATACCTACCTCATAGGAGTGTTTCACCGGAAGCTCGTCGGCAAACTGGTATCCAGGCCCTCCGCATCCCGTGCCCGTGGGGTCGCCGCCCTGTATCATGAAGGTCTTGATGATACGGTGAAAGATAACGCCGTCGTAGAATTTTTGCCGCGCCAGAAACACGAAGTTGTTCACGGTCTTCGGCGACTCGCTTGCCAGAAGCTCGATCTTGAAGGAGCCCAAGCTGGTGTCGAGCGCGGCGGTGTACTTTTTGGCGGCATCGATCTGCATGGCCGGCGGCATGTTCCAGGTTTTGGGCGTGGCGTTGGTGTCGGAATTGTTAATAGGCATTATTCTGTCCCCTTTCAAAAACTAAATTGAATCCTTGAGCTTGGATACCGGATGTCAGGATTCCTCGATGGTGATTGTCTTGATGACCGGCGGTTTGACCGGCTTGCTGACCTCTCCGTTTGCGGACACTACCGGCACGGCGGCTATCTTCAGCACCACATCCATACCCTCTACCACCTTGCCAAACTGAGTGTAAATAGGAGATTTATTCAGACTGGCCGCGTCAGTTCCTGTACAGATAAAAAATTGACTCCCTCCGGTGTTGGCGCGTCCAGTGTTTGCCATAGCAATTATTCCCGGGTCGTAAGAATATTTAACGGGCAATTCATCCGGGATATTATAGCCAGGGCCACCCATCCCGGTGCCCAGCGGGTCGCCGCCCTGTATCATAAAGGGCTTGATGATGCGGTGGAATATAGTGCCGTCATAGAATTTTTGTCTGGCGAGAAAGACAAAATTGTTGACTGTTTTGGGGGCTTCGGCAGCGAATAGTTTTATCTTGAAGCTACCCATGCTGGTATTGAAAACTGCGTAATAGGTCTTCGATGTATCTATCTGCATGGCGGGCGGAGAAGACCACCGCTGGGTGTGGGCAGGAGACCCGCCGCAGCCGCTAAGTGCCACGGCCATTGAGCATACGACAGGAATGAGCAATCTGATAGTGGAATTTTTCATCCTTAAACAATATCCTGTGAGGCTAACTTAAGTCAACTCAGGCAATCGCAGGGATTAACCCGGAGGTTTGGGGGCCAGCTTCACCAGCACTTCTGTATTATTAATCTCCAGCCACTCGTATTCTCTTTCAGCGTTAGCATGTTCAGCGTAGTCTACCTTTACGTATTTTTTGTCGGGCGATATTTCGACTATGGTAAATTCCTCGATATAATCGCCCTCGCCTTCAGCCAGAAACCTGTCGCCAACCCGTAAATCGGAAAAATCAGCCAGTCCCATAAGAACCTCCCGGACGAGCATTAAGGCAGTATATAACACCGGCCTACCTGAAAACAACGGGACGATTAACTCAATTAACCATTGCTATTGGCTTCTTTTCAGGGCTATTATGATTATAAGATAAGGATTGAAAAGTATTTAAGATGCGGTCATGAATGGGCTGGTCGAATGGAAGGACTACCAAAAACTTTCCCGAAATGCAAATCCCCATACTGGAATAAAGTTAAGTGGAAGGGGGTAAAAAATGACCGTGCCAAAGAAGTCAAACTGGAAAGAATTTGAAGAATTAATTTCTTGGATAAATACGTGCCTCGTGGGTAAAGGGAAAGTTGAACATAACGTAAAAATTCCGGACAAAGATACGGGACAATCTAGGCAAATCGATATTCTAATTACACTCGATAGTGGCCCGTACTTGACTACAATAATGGTTGAAGTGAGAAACCAAAAACAGAGAGTTGATGTTACGTATATTGAAGAAATAGCTTCCAAACGGGACAGTATCAGAGCGGCTCAAGCTGCAATTGTGTCAAAAAGTGGTTTTACCGATTCTGCTTTAATCAAGGCAGAGACGCTAGGGATAAAAACATTTACATATATCGATGCATTAAAATTAGATTGGTGCGGTTGGCTAGCCGAAAAATATGTTCATTACGACAACCATGTTTTTCAAATCATCAACATCAATTTTATTGCTCCACCTAGCGAAAAGGGGAATGAGATACCTGGCTCGTTCATAAGAACTGAGAGTCTAAAAATTGGTTGGAAAGAACTGATAACCAATCCTAATGAGTTTTTGGCTTTTTACTTCAATGAAAAGCCTGAGGTTGTTTCTTCACTTCCAGAGAATGGTCAATTTGTTATCGGGAACTGCACAATTAAACTAAATGATGATTTCAAGATCTATTATAAAAACAAATCAATAAAACTCGATTCCATTAATATTGAATATAAACACCGGAGGGAAGTGGGAGTGCAACCGTTTTCTTATTCGATTCTGAGTTCCGAAGGAAAAACAATAGGTGAAGTTGTCTCAGCAGATATACCTACCCAAAATTCTAAGATGAAGTTAGATCTTCTTTCTTCGCCAGAAGGGGATAAGCGGAAGATATCATCGAGGATGTCTGTAAATAAAGGAATAAAAACCTACGGATTGAGCGTTGAGCTTAAAGCAGTCGAAAAGAAAATCAATGTCGTAAC encodes:
- a CDS encoding DegV family protein; the protein is MTVKIVTDSTSDITASLAEELGITVVPLTVFFGHESFRDRIDITTDEFYRRLTQENIYPTTTQPAPGAFADAYQKLLKDNDEILAIVLSSKLSGTYKSAVNAVSIVEGKCRIEVIDSQLTAMSLGLTAISAAKMASKKGATLKEISQAIKLKLPRTNSIMAFDTLKFLAKGGRIGKAQGLLGSLLAVKPVLTLKEGEVTPLTRLRSMSAAADYLYNHVAAMPRVEALAVEHATTPHEADVLVARLGAIYPEENIYRSVVSPVLGTYMGPNVLSVSFIEDK
- a CDS encoding acetylornithine transaminase; the encoded protein is MNWPELEQKYYMPVFERMPVTLVRGRGVHVWDDKGRRYLDFVSGIAVNSLGHCHPAVVKAVNRQVRRLIHTSNLFYTMPQLELAELLVNHSAMKKVFFCNSGAEAVEGAVKLARRWGHVKLGGAYEVITAMGSFHGRTLAMVAATGQPKFQKPYEPLPSGFVNVDYNDIEAIKTATTAKTCAVLLEPVQGEGGVNIPDPEYLKQVRKWCDEKGILLILDEVQSGVGRCGSLFAYEQFGIEPDVLALAKGLAGGIPIGAFLATEKASVFARGEHGTTFGGNPLACSAGYAVLNYIIDNDIPGHAKSMGEGLLKGLANLKKDFTFITEVRGRGLLLAMEFDSDIAKGVALLCLEQGLLVNNLKPNLIRLIPPLIVQPKEIEKALTLLRKALKQASANLS
- the rpmB gene encoding 50S ribosomal protein L28, yielding MKCDICGKSEQFGHNVSHSKRRTNHRWVANIQQAKIVKDGKSVRLTLCTRCLRTQQKLSQTV
- the argH gene encoding argininosuccinate lyase, with amino-acid sequence MSHIRGRFQKDAAEAVVKYTTSLPFDKRMYKQDIRGSIAHARMLAKQGIISAGEGKALADGLKAVESEIESGVFVFKPELEDIHMAVEARLLELAGAVAGKLHTARSRNDQVALDMRLYVRDAIKETQSKVRQFQRSLVEQAEKNQGVLMPGYTHMQPAQPVLLSHHLLAYFEMLERDYERFSDAYKRADVMPLGSGALAGAAYNLDREFVARELGFSRISQNSLDAVSDRDFLIEYIGAASLCMVHISRMAEELVLWSSAEFGFVEMDDSYATASSIMPQKKNPDVAELGRGKAGRVFGHLMGMLTTMKGLPLSYNRDLQEDKEALFDTVDTLVASLEVFAGMVSTLEFKPGNMKRSLGNGYILATDVADYLVKKGLSFREAHGVTGRLVSYAIGCGKPLESLTIEEYKGFSPLFAEDVRSISAARSVASKNVPGGTAPGQVSIQLSHCREILG
- a CDS encoding DAK2 domain-containing protein; the encoded protein is MKQSNAINGPEFRDMFAAATNWLEKNASDIDALNVFPVPDGDTGTNMLLTMRSTVEEAYKVNQPSVSAMAQAMANGALMGARGNSGVILSQIWSGLAQGLGDKETFNGKDLAKALTQASETAYKGLSNPVEGTILTVMKDASKAGQKQAAINGGDVVAVMEAAVVAAAESVASTPTLLPVLKEAGVVDAGGQGLFTLLDGALRYLRGEAELMRFRKPQMVASSIPMTPITVTAPEKVGADEIPFGYCTEFLLKGMELEPEKLKRKLVKRGQSLIVVGDDTTVRVHVHTIDPGSIIHFATTLGTVHSVSIRNMDEQHQDFLEMQKSRAPVADIEIVAVAAGSGLADVFTSLGVASVVPGGQTMNPSTKDILQAVENLRSEKIIILPNNKNIVMTAEKVQALTEKHIHVVPSKTIPQGIAALLAFDYEADFDTNTRIMTEALATIKTVEITRAVRATQLNGLAIKKKQAVGLLDGTIVAVADEPTDVLRSTLTKAGMKKAEVITLYYGDDTTESEAQQVKEEIASKYPNLQVEVVKGGQPHYNFIGSVE
- a CDS encoding argininosuccinate synthase, producing MMDKVVLAYSGGLDTSVAIKWIKDKYGLDVIAVTVDVGNEKDFGTVREKALKVGAIKALVIDAKKDFVNDYIFPTLKAGSLYESVYPMATSLARPLIAKLLTEVALKEGAAAIAHGCTGKGNDQVRFEVAINTLAPHIKIIAPAREWGMTREDTIKYASKNGISVPVKSGHAYSVDENLWGRSVECGVLEDPWAEPPEEVYAWTKSPTTSPAKPDYSEIEFDKGIPVACDGEKMDGVALITKLNELAGKHGVGRIDHVENRLVGIKSREIYEAPAAILLLAAHQALEDLTLAKDQSRFKARVAAEFADLIYNGLWFTANRLDMSAYVDSTQRFVTGTVRVKLFKGACTVVGRKSSYSLYSHGLATYEKGDQFDQSAAPGFIHIFGLPVKTQAKLQPLFDMGPKNKTKGKGK
- the argB gene encoding acetylglutamate kinase, giving the protein MTVIKLGGSIIDSKDSAVADILRLSETGYRVVLVHGGAKLVTRWMADQGVVAEFYQGERITDAKSLSVVTAVLAGLANKETTAALIDAGAKAAGVSGVDGSLIEGRVRDPKLGYLGDVVKVNPQVLEALLDAGFIPVVAPVSLNKEGRKQEDPLLLNINGDTVAGEIAAAMRVEKLVFLTDVDGIKDASGNILTDITTAQVEELLSSGVAYGGMIPKLNACLKAARAGTTCRIVDGRKPHAIIDAIGGSQNGSTITATRR